In Pecten maximus chromosome 10, xPecMax1.1, whole genome shotgun sequence, one genomic interval encodes:
- the LOC117336073 gene encoding uncharacterized protein LOC117336073 isoform X2, which translates to MATGGQSSSHPCHNLSNPSKRLFWCRHCMAKFIDPIQRWRHSKTCKKIVSSNPRQEIVSTDGRILQVVAGTTEGSVVVSNLAPLEEPEPSVSKRKIRKLVMNDLKCQICERVFVSLDEMREHVKHPCRKVVPFEEPTVPVTGVSITLPDFDQKVEAEDEDEKASALNSLEANLQQMEQSLAMRSDVADEVVANQIESLLKAAQVLQQQQQQEQQSTTYQLLGTEDLVSNVDTQYVITSNPDQYQDVQQFEAVTVETVATLENIVPQVAMCPEVAQQQVVLQPNIEPDDLQLISEVIAREEPEIGKHHSFVPPSSRTSSTSSPPPYPVPAVEQTEELTNHCQGISVDEDSQISHNKDSRNSTNSEAVSHSVGPATTNTFSSDSECVQNSLNNEDSHESVCSKDETNNVVKPKPSNCCENGCCYDPTVDDFGFRNLIDDNDSQINGPTPHCTCKLKSTSSQFSKSKRSPSTSRPPPKPPKYKVHETAKKMRTRSTSVEEEKSVPNKVIKKKRKYIGGKGSLDCVARSKRKKLKKTALQNASNVNSNTAQTTGSVEKQNCEDLGSHNSETKETEIQSNVCLPQTVTRKPKPAREPKCRICDRVFKSIQLLQKHNKVPCKIKHTRNLCQKVLRPKRAPVERPTSLKQKPKQNLTNKKSNKNVLRPQLLPVRRISDTTLFILPKAKKGGKKRRKSAPVFVYSPPVKEYKNTFLGIHMTYKSLPFKEKFFFDLGMISSVHLNKDRCDPRMMDSSLPGLDMDQSSQEISDVVGPCTPPPVLEKIPDLDFFPIHSPTSCLDLEPPVLEVISDLRFEDSSPEVITTSDSTVFNRASVTPVMSPLPPATTEVPPVLDTNGEDKTSSISASATVNSVTHNEQNELGEENSSDRTSGHEGPESVQEQMSEIFTKYFISPKSKKESSNCKSEQQAQLLLKDSMSKDTESLNSEPADLQEVVSIHNQGQMFDIQTEDISSPKECVLLDVVQELSPGGDRNVYEQAHTQSEVNEKTAVKSQDKMAIPFNTTLQTETEPHATLDTEQSQEGQGQHFPQKANYTAPNLLLIGDNTMDNSEMALELPVCGDVSAAGDLEHHMSGTTAPCGVGIHMIVNTELNQSADPSTHTDFVEKEHLTKCHGGNIQNSVAALSSPSKSSTTRHFTDLLADICSSQQSEGLTTIDSSIWSKAQENSPHNEPDQEVGSSNLKSKEPQKLGERHFMDAIMAAALDIGKSASVKVDPGSNGMRKTVQKVTVAVQTDADSFTAKIMASRTDIPSTELICADMVGSETFETSSKVKPTEKTDNVNLETSDLLTKHDTCISPNDIDIFPNKTGICSDPSPMFDIQLETYPVQSTSQECGAVESQNIIPDHSPSPITIQKQLPLNEISLIKSSKKPGLSKEPSPQKSEGRNLFESLFSSLGKESDSNDRSLSSNSESATYPPNQNTYCNNEEAVTYPPTQKTHCNNEEATTYPPTQNNTPCNNEEATTYPLTQNLLTNKEALIYSPLPKNMHSDSLPNKEIFLKEKLAQNVHIPQPNSQEVIVFPPPGSKLTEQTPESSPQFVGRTASLPLGISRDIPDIKNRTNLLEMVAKSLGIYSDENQDPQSESSAGKQTEATDFNIGTKNTQSEKSSVFVNIPFVQPTSCIDEAEDSSVQIIVMNNQSTSSNYTTDINVIDLPAKPELTKEQHNGDRLHQDKCTSQQTCSTCAVDILTKCSCNADKNGIPSAVSKPVTSQKPGVKVVMCGVEDLKKWDNSGVVVANKSSLQLNSNGQRTGCLGTWHGQESVNVSEQSKNQKSNLCNTLSQQGNREVDERHIHYSDATSGSNLVGQNSFHASNISSTSYLTPVSNVYVSSSSEALTQYNIHSDPGVTVVTDIHLSTTGTNNVSEQVAMVTEDVNKPVAMDTDEALPEVTMVTNLHSSVASEKVNVCSGSWGEPKVMVQYVQDFDCDQNVSYIVLDNEQEHDPDPFVMTESPFLQTGETILCQEEENLLNSKEPLQAAVMN; encoded by the exons ATGGCAACAGGAGGTCAGTCTTCTAGTCATCCATGTCACAACCTCAGTAACCCATCTAAGCGTCTCTTTTGGTGTCGTCACTGCATGGCAAAGTTTATTGACCCCATTCAAAGGTGGAGGCACAGCAAAACCTGCAAAAAGATTGTTTCGTCTAATCCTCGTCAAGAAATAGTCAGTACAGATGGTCGAATATTACAGGTGGTGGCAGGAACTACTGAGGGTAGTGTGGTGGTGTCTAATCTAGCACCACTGGAAGAACCTGAACCTTCTGTATCGAAACGTAAAATCCGTAAGCTTGTCATGAATGATTTGAAATGTCAGATTTGTGAACGAGTGTTTGTGTCACTTGATGAAATGCGAGAGCATGTCAAGCACCCGTGTAGGAAAGTAGTTCCATTTGAAGAGCCGACAGTCCCTGTGACTGGAGTATCAATAACTTTACCAGATTTTGACCAAAAAGTAGAGGCTGAAGATGAAGATGAAAAGGCCAGTGCCTTGAATAGTCTGGAGGCAAACTTGCAGcagatggaacagtctttggCCATGCGGTCTGATGTAGCTGATGAAGTTGTGGCAAATCAAATTGAATCACTTCTGAAGGCTGCTCAGGTGTTGCAGCAACAACAGCAGCAAGAGCAACAGTCGACCACATACCAGCTTTTAGGCACAGAAGACCTTGTTAGTAATGTGGACACCCAGTATGTCATCACCTCTAACCCAGACCAATACCAAGATGTCCAG CAATTTGAAGCAGTTACTGTAGAAACAGTTGCCACGCTGGAGAACATTGTTCCACAGGTCGCTATGTGTCCAGAGGTGGCCCAACAACAAGTAGTTCTACAGCCAAACATTGAACCAGATGACCTCCAACTGATATCTGAG GTCATAGCGAGGGAGGAACCAGAGATTGGAAAGCATCATAGTTTTGTCCCTCCATCCAGTCGAACATCATCTACAAGTTCACCACCACCATACCCTGTCCCAGCTGTCGAACAAACTGAGGAACTCACCAATCATTGCCAGGGGATATCTGTTGATGAAGACTCACAAATTTCTCATAACAAGGACTCAAGAAACAGTACAAATTCAGAGGCCGTATCACATTCTGTTGGACCTGCTACTACCAACACATTTTCATCCGACTCGGAATGTGTCCAAAATTCTTTAAACAATGAGGATTCCCATGAAAGTGTGTGTTCAAAGGATGAAACAAACAATGTTGTCAAACCCAAACCTTCAAACTGTTGTGAAAATGGATGCTGTTATGATCCTACTGTTGATGATTTTGGATTTAGAAACCTTATAGACGATAATGATAGCCAAATAAATGGACCTACACCGCACTGTACTTGTAAATTAAAATCTACATCAAGCCAATTTTCTAAATCAAAACGGTCACCCTCAACATCGCGTCCACCCCCAAAACCACCAAAGTACAAGGTTCATGAGACTGCCAAAAAGATGAGAACTAGAAGTACGTCTGTAGAGGAAGAAAAAAGTGTTCCAAACAAAGTTATTAAAAAGAAACGGAAATATATTGGTGGGAAAGGTAGTTTGGACTGTGTAGCTAGGTCAAAGAGAAAAAAGTTGAAAAAGACAGCACTACAAAATGCAAGTAATGTAAATTCAAACACAGCACAGACAACAGGAAGTGTCGAAAAACAAAACTGTGAGGATTTGGGGAGTCACAACTCAGAAACTAAAGAGACAGAAATTCAAAGTAATGTATGTCTTCCTCAAACTGTTACACGGAAACCAAAACCAGCAAGAGAACCAAAATGTCGAATCTGTGATCGTGTGTTCAAATCAATACAGCTTCTTCAGAAACACAACAAAGTGCCATGCAAAATCAAACACACACGCAATCTTTGTCAGAAGGTGCTTCGTCCCAAACGTGCACCTGTTGAACGTCCAACATCACTCAAGCAGAAACCTAAACAGAATCTCACAAACAAGAAAAGCAACAAGAATGTATTACGGCCGCAGCTTCTGCCCGTTAGACGAATCTCTGATACCACTCTCTTTATATTGCCTAAAGCAAAGAAGGGAGGTAAAAAAAGACGGAAATCTGCTCCAGTGTTTGTATATTCACCACCAGTGAAGGAGTATAAGAACACATTCCTGGGCATACATATGACATACAAGTCATTACCATTCAAGGAAAAGTTCTTCTTTGACCTGGGCATGATTTCTTCTGTACATCTCAACAAAGACAGATGTGACCCAAGAATGATGGATAGTTCCTTACCAGGTTTGGACATGGATCAGTCTAGTCAGGAAATAAGTGATGTGGTCGGACCGTGTACTCCTCCACCAGTTTTAGAAAAAATACCTGACCTTGACTTTTTTCCAATACATAGTCCGACATCTTGTCTTGACCTTGAACCTCCTGTACTTGAGGTCATTTCTGACTTAAGGTTTGAAGATTCTAGTCCAGAGGTTATAACAACATCAGATTCTACAGTATTTAACAGAGCCTCTGTCACACCAGTAATGTCTCCATTACCACCAGCAACAACAGAGGTACCACCAGTTCTAGACACAAACGGTGAGGACAAAACATCAAGTATCAGTGCTTCTGCTACAGTAAATTCTGTGACCCACAACGAACAAAATGAGTTGGGCGAGGAAAATTCCAGTGACAGGACATCAGGACATGAAGGTCCAGAATCAGTTCAGGAACAAATGagtgaaatatttacaaaatatttcatctcCCCAAAGTCAAAAAAAGAGAGTTCAAATTGCAAGTCAGAGCAACAAGCACAACTGCTTTTAAAAGATTCAATGTCAAAAGATACTGAGTCACTTAATTCTGAACCTGCAGATCTTCAGGAGGTTGTTTCAATTCATAATCAGGGACAGATGTTTGATATTCAGACAGAGGATATATCTTCACCAAAAGAATGTGTACTGTTGGATGTGGTACAGGAATTATCACCAGGAGGGGATAGAAATGTGTATGAACAAGCTCATACACAATCTGAAGTAAATGAAAAGACAGCTGTCAAATCACAAGATAAAATGGCAATCCCCTTCAACACGACTTTACAAACTGAGACTGAACCACATGCTACATTGGATACAGAGCAGTCAcaggaaggtcaaggtcaacatttTCCACAAAAGGCAAATTATACTGCCCCAAATCTCTTATTGATTGGTGACAACACCATGGATAATTCAGAGATGGCTCTTGAACTACCTGTTTGTGGTGATGTTTCTGCTGCAGGAGATCTGGAACACCATATGTCTGGTACCACAGCACCATGTGGTGTTGGCATTCATATGATAGTGAACACAGAGTTGAATCAGTCTGCAGATCCAAGCACACACACAGATTTTGTAGAAAAAgaacatttaacaaaatgtcATGGTGGAAATATCCAAAATTCAGTTGCTGCATTGTCTTCCCCTTCAAAGTCATCCACAACCCGACATTTCACAGATCTTCTTGCTGACATATGTAGTTCACAACAGTCCGAAGGATTGACAACCATAGATTCCTCAATTTGGTCCAAAGCTCAAGAAAATTCACCCCACAATGAACCTGATCAGGAAGTGGGAAGTTCTAATTTAAAATCCAAGGAACCACAAAAGCTAGGTGAGCGCCACTTCATGGATGCCATCATGGCAGCAGCTTTGGATATTGGTAAGAGTGCCAGTGTTAAAGTTGACCCAGGATCTAATGGCATGCGCAAAACAGTCCAAAAGGTCACAGTGGCGGTGCAAACTGATGCCGACTCTTTTACTGCTAAAATCATGGCTTCTAGGACAGATATACCATCCACTGAGTTGATTTGTGCTGATATGGTAGGAAGTGAAACATTTGAAACATCTAGCAAAGTGAAACCAACAGAAAAGACTGACAACGTAAATTTGGAGACCAGTGACCTTCTAACTAAACATGATACCTGTATTTCTCCAAATGACATTGACATATTTCCAAACAAAACAGGTATTTGTTCCGACCCTAGTCCAATGTTTGACATTCAGTTAGAAACATATCCAGTGCAATCAACTTCACAGGAATGTGGGGCAGTGGAATCACAAAATATCATACCAGATCATTCCCCAAGTCCAATAACCATTCAGAAGCAACTCCCTCTAAACGAAATTAGTTTGATAAAGTCCTCAAAGAAACCAGGGTTGTCCAAGGAACCTTCTCCCCAAAAAAGCGAAGGGCGTAATTTATTTGAAAGTCTCTTTTCTAGTCTTGGTAAAGAATCTGATAGCAATGATAGATCACTGTCAAGCAATTCAGAATCAGCTACATATCCTCCAAACCAAAATACATACTGTAACAATGAGGAAGCTGTTACATACCCTCCAACCCAAAAGACACATTGTAACAATGAGGAAGCTACTACATATCCTCCAACCCAAAACAACACACCTTGTAACAATGAGGAAGCTACTAC ATACCCTCTAACTCAAAACTTGCTAACCAACAAAGAAGCTTTGATATATTCTCCTCTCCCTAAAAACATGCATAGTGATTCCTTaccaaataaagaaatatttctcAAGGAAAAACTTGCCCAAAACGTGCATATACCTCAGCCTAACAGTCAAGAAGTAATTGTTTTTCCTCCTCCTGGAAGTAAACTGACAGAACAGACACCAGAGTCTTCTCCACAGTTTGTCGGTAGGACAGCATCTTTACCTCTAGGTATCTCAAGGGATATTCCAGACATAAAGAACAGGACAAATTTGCTGGAAATGGTTGCAAAGTCTCTCGGAATTTACTCTGATGAGAATCAAGATCCTCAAAGTGAAAGTTCTGCTGGCAAGCAGACTGAAGCAACAGATTTCAATATAGGAACAAAGAACACCCAGTCAGAAAAGTCTTCAGTATTTGTAAATATACCATTTGTACAGCCTACCTCATGTATTGACGAAGCCGAGGATTCTAGTGTACAGATCATCGTCATGAACAACCAGTCCACCTCCAGTAATTAtaccacagatataaatgtgATTGACTTGCCTGCAAAACCAGAACTTACCAAAGAACAACACAATGGTGACCGGCTTCATCAAGACAAATGTACATCCCAACAGACATGTAGTACCTGTGCTGTAGACATATTGACTAAGTGTTCATGTAATGCAGATAAAAATGGTATACCATCTGCCGTGTCAAAACCAGTAACTTCCCAGAAACCTGGAGTCAAAGTAGTGATGTGTGGTGTAGAGGATTTAAAAAAGTGGGACAATTCGGGTGTTGTTGTGGCCAACAAATCGTCATTGCAACTTAATTCCAATGGTCAGCGTACTGGCTGTCTAGGGACTTGGCATGGTCAGGAAAGTGTTAATGTATCGGAGCAGAGTAAAAATCAAAAGTCAAATCTATGCAACACTCTGTCTCAGCAGGGGAATCGGGAGGTGGATGAAAGACACATCCATTACTCTGATGCTACGTCTGGTTCAAATCTAGTTGGTCAGAATTCCTTTCATGCTTCTAATATTTCATCTACAAGTTATCTTACACCAGTTTCTAATGTATATGTATCGTCTTCTTCTGAGGCTCTGACACAGTACAACATTCACTCCGATCCAGGAGTTACTGTGGTTACAGACATTCACTTGTCTACTACTGGTACAAACAATGTGTCTGAACaggttgctatggtaactgaGGATGTGAATAAACCTGTTGCCATGGACACAGATGAGGCACTTCCTGAGGTGACCATGGTAACAAATCTCCACTCATCAGTAGCCTCAGAGAAAGTGAATGTCTGTTCAGGGTCATGGGGGGAACCTAAGGTCATGGTTCAGTATGTCCAAGATTTTGATTGTGATCAGAATGTGTCGTACATTGTACTAGATAATGAGCAGGAGCATGACCCAGATCCATTTGTGATGACAGAGTCGCCGTTCCTACAGACAGGGGAGACCATCCTTTGTCAGGAGGAGGAAAACCTACTAAACAGCAAAGAACCATTGCAGGCAGCAGTGATGAATTAG